The segment CTCAGCAGAATTAAAGCAGCGACAACAGTGAATCATGTACTTGACATTCTATAGTCTGCTTCCTGGCTCCGCTTCCATCGAGAGTACCTACCAAGGCTTTTTCCTACTACATCGCCTGTACAACAAATGAAAGCGTTCATTGACACGAATCACCAAAGTCTGTTGTAGGCATCGAGTTTGGTACAATGTagaataatgtaggtatttcgACCAACTCTAAATGGAAAACTCTTTTGACACagttcaaaaaatttaaataattcccTACGAATAAGataatttacttgtttttcTAATGGTCTTAAGAAGCATGTGGGTAGAggtatatgtaatgtatttcatttcacaaaaaatccAATCGAAAGTTGTTATTTACCTTATTCTATGCTAGgaataaactttttacaaatagtttatttctaGCTTTACAGGGAAAGGTAAGTTCCtggtacaaataaaaaaacacggTAAAGTTGCTATTCAGCGATAATTTCGGTactcaaagaaaaatacttacatctATTTGAGAAGAGAAGTGCAGTAAGTGAGTGGctttacataaaatgaaacataaaacttcCTAAGTGCCTACGTAGCTTAAAGGTACCTAAGTCAAGTGTGTCAGGTAGATAAGGCTAAATGATCTGTGCAGGTAGAGCACGGGTAAGGAAGGAAAAACAAGGAAAATCATAATCAAAATTGCTTGACGTGTTGCGCATATCCAAAATGtaacatttagataaaatgttgAGATTTTAGATAATTATGACTTCAGGTGTCATTACCTTTTACATAGGCACTACGTCGTTTTCAAGgttccatattttaattttaaaactcatGCCCGCGACttttaaagtacctacacACTACACACACATAAAAGATAGCACATAAAAAATCAGGTCGTTCTGGTACTGAAGctaacaacaaataaacagataaatatttacaggaACACGGAAACCCTACTCCATTTGCTGAAAGGCAGTCTGGGTACCGGCATCCTGGCGATGCCGCGGGCTTTCATGCACTCGGGCTACGTGATAGGGGTCATAGGGACCGTGTTCATCGGCGTGTTGTGTACCTACTGCATCCACGTGCTGCTGGACTCATGCTACACGCTCTGCAAGCGGCGGAAAGTGCCCTCCATGACGTATACTGCTGCAGCAGAAGCCGCACTCTCCGAAGGCCCTGATTGGTGCAAAGCGTGTGCACCTTATGCCGCGTAAGTGCTGAAAACTATCGAACTATTCCAAAATAGCTGCTGCGATCACATACCCGCTTACAAGAAGCCTGAACCTTTTCTGAATCGTAATGGTCGCAGCAGTAAGTTGTACCTAAATTATGACATGATTGTAGTTAGACTCTGACATGGTCGTTCTCTGATATCTgtctcttttatttttcaggcaTATAGTCAACGCATTTCTCTTGGTATACCAGATCGGGACATGCTGTGTCTACGTGGTGTTCGTTTCGGAAAATATTGAGCACGTCCTGAGGACACAGTTTCAGATCCATATTGAACTGATTCACGTTCAGACCATCATCCTAATACCCCTCATATTGATCAACTGGGTGCGAGACCTCAAGTACTTGGCTCCGTTCTCAGCCATCGCGAATGCCATCACAATAGTCAGTTTCGGCATGATCTTGTACTATGTGTTCCGTGTGACGCCCACGTTCGAGGGGAAGGAAGCCGTTGGGAAGTTGAAAGATTTTCCCCTTTTCTTCGGAACTGTGCTGTTCGCCTTGGAAGCTATCGGTGTGGTGAGTAAAATTTCGCacctttgttttaattataattttttttcggcAGCTTCCTAGTAGGTCTAAGCGCAAAAGAATATCTCACTCATACATTTTACAAGTGAAGTTTTACGGCACTAAAAATTGACGTAAATATACCTAAGACAACAATTTCTGATATCTATGCCTAAGACCTTGCAAAGGACtggttgtaaaaaaattattttcagattttaccGTTGGAGAATGAAATGAAGACGCCTAAGTCGTTCGTGGGCAAGTTTGGTGTGCTGAACAGGGCTATGATCACAATCGTGCTGCTGTATGTAGGCATGGGTCTCTTCGGGTACATGCAGTATGGAGACAAGGCCTTAGCCAGCATTACGCTTAACCTGCCGTCCGACACTGAAGTGTAAGTTAAAGTCTATTTAGCTTCGCATTTTCACAGACTTCAGTCAATAATTCACGCCTTAACTACCCTTCGAAAGAAGGTTTAAGGCTATCAACATGAAGATACCCTTgactgtttttgttttattggcTGCTTCTAGAGAGATCTATCCTAATAAGATCTGTCTACTTGCCACTTTCCTCACAACCACTTTATATGACTCCCATTCTCTTTCTAGTCACATAATTCTGTCGGTTTTCAGGATTAATTGGCCTATTGTAGTTTTagtttcaataaaaagttGATGTTGTCAGGCTGGCGAGCGTGGTGCAGTGTCTCCTGGCGTTCGCTATCTTCATCACGCACGGGCTGGCCTGCTACGTGGCGATCGATATCCTATGGAACGTGTACCTCAGCTCCTTCGTGCACAACGCCAAGCACCGCGTTTATTGGGAGTACTTGCTGAGGACAGTCATTGTTCTCATCACTTGTGAGTTTCAATACCTAGTCCAATTGTTAATCTTGGTTTTAGCACCAACTTTTGTGATGTTCCTCttcaatatgaataaaatacaatgagAGAGGGACAGTAAAAtgaataagtacctaccaattttgtagtttgttaatttttgcgttgcgttttaaaattgtaaataaatattaatttgttgttctaataaataaataactgtagGTAAGGTAATTATGGTACtttgcaaaattaatatagtgCAAAACTTACCTAGATCTCGTAATACGTATGGAGCGGTCAAAGTATTAAACGTTATGTTCTACATCGCAGACGGTCTGGGCGTGGCGGTGCCGGAGCTGGACCTGTTCATCTCACTGTTCGGTGCGCTGTGCCTGTCCGCGCTCGGGCTCGCCTTCCCCGCCATCATCCAGAGCTGCACATACTGGCACTACGTTTCCAGGTCCGAGCGCATTCGCATGATTGTCAAGAACGCCTTCGTCGTCCTCTTCGGCATCCTCGGCCTCGTGGTTGGCACCTACACCTCCCTCGAACAAATCGTCTTCAAGTTCTCACAGCCCGTCAACAGTACAATCGCCGCACATTGACGCTCGTATCGAGCCGCAATGTGCATTAGCAATAAACAAAAGTGCCATCTTGAACAGCGCCCGACTTAGACGCAATGTAGTTAATCTAAAtggtattgttttatttgtgtaggtaagttatcattttaaaatgttttccatGCAATCGTTACAAATAGTGTAAGAAATTAtgaattgttataaataaaatgttgactcttaattttaatgtaaatatatcgTCGCCAAGTCGACGACCACACGTTGAACACGCCACGAGCGGGCACACGTTGAACACGCCACGAGCGGGCACATAGGCCAAGCATCTTGCGCCTCTCACTCACTGAAACCGCgacattttgtattatatcatAGTGCCtatattattaagaaaacAAGTATTTAGCTTGATATCCTATGACAGTGAGATTCTATAACGAGTGAAGAATGGCATTTTGTTAGTTTaagtataagtaagtacaaCTGAAAAAGCTTGGGAATTGATTTAAAATCGACGTTCTATAAGcaggtatgtacctacatttataattttctaaacatTTAAACTTAGGCTACTTACTGTTCATTTATCCACATATCGgcaaaaaaaatcgttttttaaaataaatagtctaATGACCAAGAATGACAGAATTTGCTAAATCGTGTTACCTAACTGTATAGAATAGTTCGCATgataaataatgacaaattttacaaacttttaatttatgaatacaatattaatataataattatttataagtaatagaTTATTATGgcagaacaaaaaataaatgatgtgAGTTATTGAGCTGCCAGTCTCCTTCTTACAATGTTTACCTAACTAAGTACTACCTACTCAAAATTTGTATAACCTTCcacatttttcttatttgatttttaaatttattttccttgtAAGCTCACGTTTTGACATTCTTCCTATCCTTTAGTCAAATCatacttagttattttataattataagtttagTATATAGATAGCTTGTCAGGATGACTGGTGCTACTCGTCTCATGTAAAGAGCGATACCATTTTGTGTTATATAGCGTTCAAAGCTTCAATTCCGTACCTgttaattctatatttttacgttaataataaaatatccctATTGTAAATTCTCACATCTTCTGATTTGGCCTTTCACAGCAATTTCGGAAAATCCGGTCATATATAATCGTTACTGACGCAATCTGTGATGTTtgttagttaataaaatattatacctacttatatatttattaggacACATTTTAGTTTAAACTGTGTTATTGTATGATGTGGTCCAACACGTCAGTGATATGATATTGTGCTCAGAGCGATATTTTGGGAACGAAAccctttaaataaataagttataaattattaatatgaagttttatttttaactattttaacaACAGTTATTTATAACGTTATTTTCAGACGCCTAATATTGCATCCTACTATcctatatacttatactaatataaatgcgtTGTACgtgttatgtatgtttgttactatttcatgtaaaatctaagtacctactggaccgattattataaaatttggtgcacgggtTAGAATTTTAcccagggtactttttatgccgaaatttccacgggcgCGAAGTCCCGAGGCGCagctatatattataagtaggtacattgttGATTCAAGACAACTTGGTCTAAGTTAGGGATACGTCTGTTTGTCAGATCACCTTGACCTAATTGGTATTTTTTACGCGTGTACTTAACACTTAGGTAGAAAAGTAAAGACTAGCTACCTATTACCCCGGCCGTAGGTTGATAACGTGAATTACCCACGGATTCacagtaggtacttttttcgGGCTAAAACACCTTTAGTCTTACCTCTAGTCTAACCTACTGTGTCATATGTACTCGAtctattaaaacttaataatacaGAAACGACGCATGCGGCGTGCATGACGCTGATCTACCTATTAAATCCTAATTTCCCGATGACAATGTATCTCTATAAAATCATTGGAAATTATCAAAGGGTGAAGAATTTTTCCCTGGCCATCCCTAGTTTTGTCATGACAACTTCGGAATATGTCACTGTCACTAAACCATTGGTTCTCTCGAAGTTctgtcaaaattttatgacgTTACAAATAAGTGTTACCAGATACATAAAGATTGCCTTTTCTGCAACactgctttatttttttatcatattgaTCGTTAAGATTTAATATAGtcaatattttcagaaattcctaaaaatattttttatataactcaGCGGCATAAAACACTAACCATTCACAGCCGACCaacaatttaataagaaaTCGTGGAGAGCACGGTGATATAATGTGGAAGGAATCCGCTCCTAAAGCTCCACATTAGGATAAGTAGGTTGCAAAGAGACTTAAATCAAGCGTTGAAACTTttggaataatttattttagcaagATTCGTAGGTGCAGTAGTTTGATCGCTATGTTAAAGTCGAAACAGCCAGCACAGCATTGATAATTATGCACAGTATTGTCAGGGTTGACATAAAATGTGAACGACGTCAATtgtgtgtatattatatagatacagTTGACGTCATTCATACATTCAAACTGTGATGATAGGGACATTGGGTGGGACCGAAAGCTTTTACTGAGTACTTTCGGAAAAAAACATTCCGGGATGCTGATTACCTATGCTTATTTCAGTGTGTACCTAccagtaatttaaaatgatattaataccttatttttaatttaaaatttagctttatttttatcgttcATAATTCATTTTTGACTTCTGCATATGGTAACACtgttacagataaaaaatttcGCGCTCTTTTTTATGTCATCATGCCGAATGTCAATCAATTGTGGTTTTTGGTTCGTTTCGTTTCTTGTGATATTATTTGTACGgcttttctaaaaatatacgaaACAGATAACTTGTTCGCTATGCATTTCAAGTTAGCTTTGTAAGAAATGTTTGACGAAgtatcatatatttaattgaaataaccTACTTACATATTACGTGCACCTTCGAAAAGTTATTTAGTCAATATGCATGTGCGAGTTCGACTCTTCGGTAAACCCGATGCAATCGTAGTTGTAGAATCGAAACTGACAAAGATCGACCAATTTCGTCGTATTATCAAAGAGAAATTTGATGTTCAACCGAAACTGCAAAGATTATTCTACGGTGGAAAGTtggtaagtaataaaaatacttcgcGGCAACAAATATCAGTTGACTttggaatttttaaatttaagaccAGGGATTAAATATGGTAAAGCATTGCCTCCcttattattagtattgtgGTTGTACCTCGAACCTTTGACTCTTGGTGATTGTCCCCATGCCTTAAACCAGACTCCAGATTTAAGGATATACTTGACACATTGTTTGGTAAATGGATATCCATTTTCCAACCAATGTGTTGCAGTcacacattatattattatcccTATCTTTCCAtactattttacataaatgttgTATAGAATTCATATTGATTTTACCACTGATTTTCTACTTCTGTTAAAAGAATCTTGCTGATGTGGTTACTACTACACCCCTTAGTTATTATGATATCAGTTATCATGATGATTGGAAAAACTAGGaattcatcatcattaatCTCGGCCTAGAGAATTAATTCACTATGCTCAACTTGCTGCTAACCTAGGCTAGTTAGCCTAGGTTCTCTGTATTTTTGTGCCACTTCCTTGGGACTGTTGCAGTTGTTTGTGATTCCATGAGCCCTTTATTGGACTTACATTTGACCTTAAATCATCTGTGTTCTATTGttgactatttaaaaaaaatggtaccTACAGGTACTATTATTTGGATGGatggaaaatataaagataaatctcTTTGCTTTACATAAATCGCCATAATCATTTCAGTTAGAAAATGGATATACGTTCCACGACTACAACATCAAACTCAACGATGTTATACAACTCATGGTTAGAGCAGAACCTGAAGAAAGCTCTGATAAGCctgaatttgaaaaagttaAGAATGACCAAGGGGAAGATTCTCCCAAAACACAAGAAAAAGCTATTTATACAGGTCAGTAAAACTAATTGATCAAAATCTTTTGATGGACTGATATGaatgttgtccatttattactttttctttttgttgatctatgatttattatgatcaCTGTAAACCTCTAAGTGGTTTGACTTGTGACGGATTAAAGAATGATATGGTATATGTAGcaagtaatttgtttatagTTCCTGTTGTAGTTTatgatgtattttaatttagatgcTGAGAGTTCCCTTTATGCTGTTGGTGACTTAATTGACATGAGAGACATGGAACAGGGTGCTTGGTTTGAAGGAAAAATTGTCAGGATAGTGCTAGATCCCAAAGTCCTGCCAAAAGAGAATAATACTACCGACACTGAAGTTACAACTATTAACCATAAGTTTGAAAGTAATGACAAACAagaaaattctgaaaataagCCTCCTGTGGAACCCAATGAAGACAGCCAAGCAAAATCTAAGAAGAAAGGGATTGCtaagtatttctcaaaatcaccaaaaagtaaaaagaaatcGATTGAGAACCAGAATAATAATCGACCCAGCAATAGTGATATGATTGAAGATTCGGATTTACTATTCAAAGTGGAATTAGAATCAGAGTAAGTTTTGTTACATGACTAGTTTATTTAAGCTCTTATCTATTTTAGAATATTGCATGGAAGTTAGATAAATACTTGAATATTAGCTTCCTAGAATGCTCTAATGTAATTCTCaagtttttacaattaaattatgtttcttCTAAACAATGCGCTCATATCTGATTTGCATTTCTACCTTAGGGACAATGAGTCTGAACACTACTGCAAGTTAAAAGATATTAGACCAAGAGCAAGGACTGTTATAGACATAAACAAGTTAAAAGTTGGCCAAAAAGTGATGGTCAACCATAATACTGAAGATATTTCTGAAAAAGGTTATTGGTACGTACTTTCCAAATGTTCTTAATTTTAgtcttgatttttttacaacttgattttttgatttgtaGACTAATGGTCATCTTGCCAGACTGTTACAATGCAGGTCCCAGGTTTGTTTCCTGTTCAGGTCAAAtggatctttttcagattgacttaGGTCTTGTATGTTTCTCTATGtttcatacatatatgtttGGAAATAGTACCATTGAGTAtagtatcccacaacacaCTAATAGACTTTGGGGTaacttctttctttcttttcaagtgtgttatttCTAACACTAGTCTAATTTCATTCAAACTCATCTGGTATGAGAAGGATTTGAACCTCAGGCCGTCTTAACCAGTGGTCCACCACTGCTTCTTACCTAACTCActgggctaactcaatctatgtgatttatccatatatgtatttatttattaatttatctatttcaatattaataggTATGATTTCAAAGTGGATGAGATAAAGAAGCAAAGAACAAATTATGAATTAGTAGGAACACTATACCTTGGACCTGAAGCAGTGCCTCAAAATGATACTAAAGTGAGGGTCAATGACAAAATTTTTGCCATTGAAGAAGTTGTGGCTCTAGCAGATAGATCAGAAGTGTATAAAAAGCTAATGATTACACCTCCAGATAAAAGTATgtccatgttttattttaactttatagaTACTGTACTAAAATCTGTACATTACATGTATTGGTAAACAGTTttcatatacattatattaatttaaaaaatattataaattattcaaaactaCTCAACTGATTTCTGAAATTCTAGCAGAAACATATTCTTGTGTGATTAGATGGGACATTTGAGATGACACAGAATAGCATATCAACTATGATGTGTGAATATCTCCCATCTAATTTGAGGGTGCTattctcaaccttgacgttgaaTCTTCGTTTTGACGAAAGATGGAGCCATACACAAGAAAAGAAGATGTAGAATCATAGAATCTGTAGAcaaagtattaataatatgcCAGATTTTACCTTTACTAGctacaatacaaatacattacAAATCCACTTTTTACTCTTTATATACAGgctgtattattttatttatttttctttatgtacAAGCTATATGTAAAGAGtaaacattgttattattttaggaGCACAGCCTCTGGAATGTTTAACTTGTAGAGATGACGAGGACGCGCCTTGCCGCGACTGCGGCTGCTTCGAATGCTTGGGGAAGGAAAACCCTGAAAAGGTAAGTACCTCACTTTAATTTACTACACTAGGCTCATTGCCTCAATGCGTGTTGATCTTGGCCTTGACATGGAATTTCGCGACTTATGTTATATCCTCGAAACAACCCCGTGGTGTAAATTCATCTTACAGGCGATGTATTTTCTATTCCAAACTTGCTCTGTTGAATTCGGCGGTAAACTTCTCAATTTTTGATGTCAATTGACAaagtaacatataaaaaaaaataatttgaaaagttcCAGATAGCATTGTGCGACGAATGCAACCATGGTTCGAATTTGACAAATTCCAGATAGTATTATGCGACGAATGCAACCATGGCTACCACATGGACTGCCTGAAGCCAGCATTGAAGGAGCTGCCCGAGGACGACTGGTATTGCCCGTCATGCAAACGGGACACCAAGGAGGTCATTGCCCCCGGAGCCGCCAAgcagacaaagaaaaataatgcttCTAAGAAAGACTGGGGACGCGGGATGGCTTGTGTTGGTAAGTTCATTTATTTGTGGCTACTTGACCACGTTAACTCTGGACGCGCCGTCAATAAAGTCACATTTACTGTTGAAATTAGCATTTTTCAGTTTTggccaatattttttccaagtGGCTTATAGTTATGGTTTGCGCCGGGctttttggaataaattgataatatacTATGTACTTGCCATAAATCCGTCACTATGTTGCACTGTTAATATAAAAGCTAATGCTATGAGAAATTAATTTGCTAAgcgaatttttttatagtgtaTTTTGTTCTACGATTTCCTCttatcaagtgtgttattgtaacactataatctttatttttattgtgtgatTAAATCTATGTGATACCTATAATAAGCTAATGCGAGGTTACTTATTTGAAAAGTTGAAAATGTGAAATCCTCATATTGCAAGTATATCATAAAAACAAGCCGTGTCCCGTGActccgctcccgtggtaattccgggataaaatatataatatattttggaatagcacataggATAGTTCCTGTGTGCtattccaaaatatattttacccatgcaccaaatttcatcgaaatcccCCCAGTAAATTGAGTGTgatagagtaacaaacatcctcacttACCttcaaattttcgcatttataatattatattaatcattGATGATACTGTGCGAAATTCTATGTACATCACAAATTATGCATTAGCAAAATGTATTTCTTGCTTTATGTGtttgctatctctttcacaCTAGCTTGCTGCTCTGTAGCAATTTAGCATTCTCTcccgtgaatttctctgcacTTTTAACTATAGCCGGTTATGGACGCTCGCGAGACCGATACTTTTTTCACCtgttaattaagtttttaataatttgtgaaTTATTTTTGCGAAAGACATATTGTTAATAGATTAccttatgtaaaataaatgaatttaaattattgattgtCATATGAATTACAAATAAAGCAATATAATCGTGCGCAAGGAGCGTAATAAATCTCGTTTTATTTTCTCCTAGCAAAGAATAGTTCCtaaatcaaatatacaaaatttagcATGAATCCCCTAaacagattattattttataaaatcgtGAAACTGATTCTTGTCTGTGTTGAAAAATGACAAGGATGGTAAAGACGATCTAAATACTACAAGCATgtaccataaaataaattttatttcaggtaagaCGAAGACGTGTGCCATGCCGCCGAACCACTTCGGCCCCATCCCCGGGATCGAGGTGGGGATGTGCTGGCGATTTCGGATacaggtataataataattgttggCTTCGGCCCCACGAATGCATCGAAGGACCGGGTCCCAATAGACGTCGTGGCTGAAAATGCgtaccaaaataatatattagccTCCAACTTCTTGATCTGAGACCCTCTACTTACATATCTAAGCAAAAAGCCGCCATCTTAAATACATGTCGTATTGTCAGAAAGTTTCTCCAAATGGACGAAAACGGACAGACTGACCTAGGATcgtaaaatagataaaaacttaTCATTTACTTGGTTTACGCCCGtaaatgatatgataataCCAGCTCATGCTGAGAAAAAGAAACACATAGTGTTGTACTAGTCGTAGACTATCGAAAAGATAGACATCGAATTTGgcgatatttatttcttgcgCCCAATGGTATACTGTTAGATgacgattttaataatatgtacatactataagtacataatacaagttgtattttgttgtttgtagttgcattaaagtttaaatgaacaacttttcatttcattcgtGCATAAAACAAACGCGAATTTCTATAAgtttatagtataaaacaaatgattgGAATCTGCATGTATATTTTAGTGTTTGAAgtaattgttttgtaaaatttaaagtaaataatgtagTCATGATTCTGCCCCTCCTTAAACAACTACATTGTGGAAGTTGGTAGttggtagtaaaaaaaataatgataaaattcagttttattctatttgtatatacaacaatataaatttgaaatgttttcaGCTGTCTGAGACTGGTGTCCATCGCCCACCAGTGTCGGGTATTCACGGTCGGGACGTGGAAGGAGCGTACAGCATAGTTCTTTCTggtaaatatatctattttcccaatttgtatgtatactTAGCTTTCTTGGTCTAACTATTGAAACTTCTGTTCAatccataattttttattttatgaatgcctatttatatttcgttATTCTTTCACATAGTTGTAGGACAAATCTTTTAGGTTAATAGTACCACATAGTAGTAGGATAAATCTTATTATAGGTTGAAAGTTTTTTAggaaaatgtcaattttatatttatcgcaagcttttattctcattaaaaAGTCATTAAGTGACTTTTGGGTTGCTCTTTGTGCAAGATCTCCAGGGATTTCTACTTAACACGATCAAtcaaaatcctactaatatatatatat is part of the Plodia interpunctella isolate USDA-ARS_2022_Savannah chromosome Z, ilPloInte3.2, whole genome shotgun sequence genome and harbors:
- the LOC128682867 gene encoding proton-coupled amino acid transporter-like protein CG1139 — translated: MPKNILAEMGSQVGLTPNRQNKKNEKLEWKRRQSGPMVNPSFEPDDFAPQSLSPVKDEKAPGADKGIFLISMDKDGQETEEYEPYENRVVDHPTTNTETLLHLLKGSLGTGILAMPRAFMHSGYVIGVIGTVFIGVLCTYCIHVLLDSCYTLCKRRKVPSMTYTAAAEAALSEGPDWCKACAPYAAHIVNAFLLVYQIGTCCVYVVFVSENIEHVLRTQFQIHIELIHVQTIILIPLILINWVRDLKYLAPFSAIANAITIVSFGMILYYVFRVTPTFEGKEAVGKLKDFPLFFGTVLFALEAIGVILPLENEMKTPKSFVGKFGVLNRAMITIVLLYVGMGLFGYMQYGDKALASITLNLPSDTEVLASVVQCLLAFAIFITHGLACYVAIDILWNVYLSSFVHNAKHRVYWEYLLRTVIVLITYGLGVAVPELDLFISLFGALCLSALGLAFPAIIQSCTYWHYVSRSERIRMIVKNAFVVLFGILGLVVGTYTSLEQIVFKFSQPVNSTIAAH
- the LOC128682869 gene encoding E3 ubiquitin-protein ligase UHRF1-like, translating into MHVRVRLFGKPDAIVVVESKLTKIDQFRRIIKEKFDVQPKLQRLFYGGKLLENGYTFHDYNIKLNDVIQLMVRAEPEESSDKPEFEKVKNDQGEDSPKTQEKAIYTDAESSLYAVGDLIDMRDMEQGAWFEGKIVRIVLDPKVLPKENNTTDTEVTTINHKFESNDKQENSENKPPVEPNEDSQAKSKKKGIAKYFSKSPKSKKKSIENQNNNRPSNSDMIEDSDLLFKVELESEDNESEHYCKLKDIRPRARTVIDINKLKVGQKVMVNHNTEDISEKGYWYDFKVDEIKKQRTNYELVGTLYLGPEAVPQNDTKVRVNDKIFAIEEVVALADRSEVYKKLMITPPDKRAQPLECLTCRDDEDAPCRDCGCFECLGKENPEKIVLCDECNHGYHMDCLKPALKELPEDDWYCPSCKRDTKEVIAPGAAKQTKKNNASKKDWGRGMACVGKTKTCAMPPNHFGPIPGIEVGMCWRFRIQLSETGVHRPPVSGIHGRDVEGAYSIVLSGGYEDDVDNGIEFTYTGSGGRDLSGNKRTAEQSCDQTLTRENKALARNCAVKQISEQGGDAGAEWRGGKPVRVVRSYKMMKHFPKYAPKEGIRYDGIYKVVKYYPEKGLSGYRVWKYLLRRDDPNPAPWEPGAKEYPIIYPDGYLEAEAEKKALKEKSNKNAKVKKRALRESNRSESDGEVSPPSKKQKTEEKKKKGRPSKNKSVTESPNAKIPNMFAKSPKTNKGIAKEAALSPEEEGAIKGDSLNEKLWTECLQVLATGGKRDFVEHVTQVFLCIICQEVAVIPVTTPCLHNFCLACIKLAFKSTGTRTCPCCRNQLNNYEPEPNSKLKMALQTVMPGYDAGR